The window ACTTTCGAGTTTGCCTTTAGGCAAACTTCGTTCATTGTATGCACTTTTTCAGCACCGCTTACAAAAGTGCATAATAAACAATCCTCGATTGTTCACACAATCTCCGGTTGTTTATTTTAATAGGAAGAATTTATGAGGTTTACTGCAAAGCAAAAAGGTATTTTATTTTTAGTCTTATCCGCATTTTTTTTCGCTCTTATGAATTTTTTTGCAAAACTTTCAGGAGATTTACCTTCATTGCAAAAAGTATTTTTCAGAAACCTTATTGCAGCCCATGTTTCTTTTTTTGTTTTATTGCGTTCAAAAGAAAAATTTAAGTTCAACAAAAAAAATCTTCCCGTGCTGTTTATGCGAATGTTTTTCGGAACTCTCGGAGTTTTGGGAAATTTTTATGCCTTTGATAATTTGGTCTTAGCCGACGCTTCCATATTGGCAAAATTGGCACCGTTTTTCGTAATTATTTTTTCTTTTTTGTTTTTAAAAGAAAAAATAAAACCGTATCAGGCTGCGGCGGTTATTATCGCCTTTTCCGCAAGTCTTTTGGTTATAAAACCGATTTTGGGAGGCAACGCTCATATAACGGCTGCAATAATAGGAGCCGCAGGCGGAATGATGGCGGGTGCCGCTTACACTTGTGTAAGATACCTTTCGTTAAACGGGGAGCGCAGTCCGTTTATAGTCTTTTTCTTTTCCTTTTTTTCTTCCGTTTTGCTTTTACCTCTTTT is drawn from Treponema pedis and contains these coding sequences:
- a CDS encoding DMT family transporter codes for the protein MRFTAKQKGILFLVLSAFFFALMNFFAKLSGDLPSLQKVFFRNLIAAHVSFFVLLRSKEKFKFNKKNLPVLFMRMFFGTLGVLGNFYAFDNLVLADASILAKLAPFFVIIFSFLFLKEKIKPYQAAAVIIAFSASLLVIKPILGGNAHITAAIIGAAGGMMAGAAYTCVRYLSLNGERSPFIVFFFSFFSSVLLLPLFIIFFKPMSIIQLVILLFASLAGTAAQFCVTAAYSYAPARSISIFDYTQIIFAAVLGFIAFGELPDILSCTGFAIIFAVAVFMFKHKET